A stretch of the Glutamicibacter sp. JL.03c genome encodes the following:
- a CDS encoding alpha/beta fold hydrolase: protein MTEIFPGVKEIYSRYLSVPSTSAVDNPGTTHRWHVLDNQEELAQRGITPVGTLICVHGNPTWSYLWRSLLNHVSENQLAWRVVAIDQLDMGFSDRTGTFRRLADRVNDLDNLIDALDLGDNITTVGHDWGGIISLGWAVAHQDRLANVVLTNTAIHPAGFELPSALKLASHPAVHGWGTKTTRAFLQVTHSLAQPALAPQVRTAFMAPYATAEKRDGVANFVADIPFDPEHPSRPALDEISDAVRSLQVPALMLWGPKDPVFSDRYLRDLIGRLPQAQVHRFEGASHLVGEDRDIATPIFSWLNDRSDSHAASRAQGQGGYRPMLAELDSRQDDQSTAVVDIHPPRSLSWAELGERVTALASGLQQIGVKPGDRVSLLVPPGIELTSLIYACLRLGAVIVVADAGLGTKGLGRAIKGAGPSFLIGIDRALTGARLLGWPGTKIAVGNPSVAKRKALGVEYTLDELLEAGSKASAQAPDCAAADPDADAAVLFTSGSTGPAKGVVYTHRQLAAMRDTLRETYNLKAGSALVAGFAPFALLGPALGATSVTPDMDVTAPRTLTASALADAAVAVNATTVFASPAALANVLATKRELNTAQRKTLAGVELMLSAGAPIPESLLAKVQELVPNATVHTPYGMTEALPVTDIDLPGIQAAGDGNGVCVGTAVAGATVAIAPIDGLGIAGDQPEYVPGVTGEILVRAPHVKDRYDRLWITEQASSSIAGWHRTGDVGHLDDAGRLWVEGRLGHVLSTATGAITPVAAEHAVQSVPGAGRAALVGVGPAGTQAAVVVMETVPAARKPGPASSELASKVRAAVAATGTEVAAVLVLPVLPTDIRHNSKIDRAALAQWASATLAGGRIRTP from the coding sequence GTGACCGAGATTTTCCCCGGCGTCAAGGAAATCTACTCAAGGTATCTCAGCGTTCCATCAACCTCAGCAGTTGATAATCCCGGAACAACCCATCGCTGGCATGTGCTGGATAACCAGGAAGAACTGGCACAGCGCGGCATCACCCCGGTGGGCACGCTCATCTGTGTCCATGGCAACCCCACCTGGTCCTACCTCTGGCGCAGCCTGCTGAACCACGTCTCCGAGAATCAGCTGGCATGGCGCGTGGTCGCCATCGACCAGCTGGACATGGGATTCTCCGATCGCACCGGCACCTTCCGCCGCCTGGCAGACCGGGTCAACGACCTGGACAATCTGATTGACGCCCTGGACCTGGGCGATAACATCACGACGGTCGGCCATGACTGGGGCGGGATCATTTCCCTGGGCTGGGCCGTGGCCCACCAAGACCGCCTGGCAAATGTCGTTCTGACCAATACCGCCATCCACCCTGCCGGCTTCGAACTGCCTTCGGCCCTGAAATTGGCCTCCCATCCGGCAGTGCATGGCTGGGGCACCAAAACCACCCGTGCTTTCCTCCAGGTCACCCATTCACTGGCCCAGCCCGCGCTGGCTCCTCAGGTGCGCACAGCGTTCATGGCGCCATATGCGACCGCGGAGAAACGCGATGGCGTGGCCAACTTCGTTGCCGACATCCCCTTTGATCCCGAACACCCCAGCCGGCCAGCCCTGGATGAAATTTCCGACGCCGTCCGCTCCCTGCAAGTCCCGGCGCTGATGCTGTGGGGCCCCAAGGATCCGGTCTTCTCCGATCGCTACCTGCGCGATCTGATCGGCCGTCTGCCACAAGCACAGGTGCACCGTTTTGAAGGTGCCAGCCATCTGGTGGGCGAAGACCGCGATATCGCCACACCGATTTTCAGCTGGCTCAACGACCGCTCAGATTCGCACGCGGCATCACGTGCGCAAGGCCAGGGCGGTTATCGTCCGATGCTCGCCGAATTGGATTCGCGCCAGGACGATCAAAGCACCGCAGTGGTCGATATCCATCCACCACGTTCCTTGTCGTGGGCCGAGCTGGGCGAACGCGTCACTGCGCTGGCGTCCGGCCTGCAGCAGATCGGCGTGAAGCCCGGCGACCGAGTGAGCCTCTTGGTTCCCCCTGGCATCGAATTGACTTCCCTGATTTATGCGTGCCTGCGCTTGGGCGCGGTCATCGTAGTGGCCGATGCCGGGTTGGGCACCAAGGGCCTGGGCCGTGCCATCAAGGGCGCCGGGCCGAGCTTCCTGATTGGCATCGACCGCGCGCTGACCGGTGCGCGGCTGCTGGGCTGGCCAGGGACCAAGATCGCCGTAGGCAACCCGTCCGTGGCCAAGCGCAAGGCGCTGGGCGTGGAATATACCTTGGATGAGCTCCTGGAGGCCGGCAGCAAGGCATCGGCCCAGGCGCCGGATTGTGCCGCCGCCGACCCGGATGCGGATGCGGCTGTGCTGTTCACTTCCGGCTCCACCGGACCGGCCAAGGGTGTTGTGTACACCCACCGGCAACTGGCCGCCATGCGCGATACCCTGCGTGAAACCTACAACTTGAAGGCTGGCTCGGCATTGGTGGCCGGGTTCGCTCCCTTCGCCTTGCTGGGTCCAGCTTTGGGTGCCACCTCGGTCACCCCGGATATGGACGTCACGGCGCCTCGCACGCTGACCGCCAGCGCCCTGGCCGATGCCGCCGTCGCGGTGAATGCAACCACGGTCTTCGCCTCCCCGGCCGCGCTGGCCAATGTCCTGGCAACCAAGCGGGAGCTGAATACCGCTCAGCGCAAGACCCTCGCCGGGGTTGAGCTGATGCTTTCGGCCGGTGCCCCGATCCCGGAATCCCTCTTGGCCAAGGTGCAGGAACTGGTGCCCAATGCCACGGTGCATACCCCTTATGGAATGACCGAGGCATTGCCCGTCACCGACATCGATCTGCCGGGAATCCAGGCAGCTGGTGACGGCAACGGCGTATGCGTCGGCACCGCGGTAGCCGGAGCCACGGTAGCTATCGCGCCGATCGACGGGCTGGGTATTGCTGGCGACCAGCCGGAATATGTTCCCGGTGTCACGGGTGAAATCCTGGTGCGCGCCCCGCACGTCAAGGACCGCTACGACCGATTGTGGATCACCGAGCAGGCCAGCAGTTCCATCGCTGGCTGGCATCGCACCGGCGATGTCGGACACCTTGATGATGCTGGACGGCTGTGGGTTGAAGGCCGTCTGGGACATGTGCTGAGCACCGCCACCGGTGCGATCACCCCGGTAGCCGCAGAACACGCAGTGCAATCGGTGCCTGGCGCCGGACGCGCTGCCCTGGTGGGCGTTGGGCCGGCAGGCACCCAGGCCGCCGTGGTCGTGATGGAAACCGTGCCCGCTGCACGCAAACCGGGCCCGGCATCGAGCGAGCTTGCCAGCAAGGTCAGGGCAGCAGTCGCTGCCACCGGAACCGAGGTCGCGGCCGTGCTGGTGCTGCCGGTCTTGCCCACCGACATTCGCCACAACTCGAAAATCGACCGGGCGGCGTTGGCCCAATGGGCCAGTGCAACACTGGCCGGTGGAAGGATCCGCACCCCATGA
- a CDS encoding Bug family tripartite tricarboxylate transporter substrate binding protein translates to MKNFKSFRALTALAATAALALGATGCGVTSETSGGDASASNAPLSNLRIMVPNTPGGGYDTTARVGAKVMDEAGLATNPEVFNLAGAGGTVGLARMINEKGNGDLAMLMGLGVVGASYTNDTEAKLTDTTPIAKLIEEPGAIMVSQDSPYKTIDDLVAAWKKDPSKISVGGGSSPGGPDHLLPMQLAQAVGIDPKDVNFVSFDGGGDLLPAILGNKVGFAASGAGEYMQQIEKGSVRVLATSGEEPLEGVDAPTLKESDIDLVFSNWRGLVAPPEISDEDKAKWVELITKMHESEQWKEALETNGWTDAFMTGDDFSAFLTEQDERVASVLKTLGLA, encoded by the coding sequence ATGAAAAACTTCAAATCCTTCCGTGCACTGACGGCTCTCGCCGCCACCGCGGCACTGGCATTGGGCGCGACCGGCTGCGGTGTCACTTCGGAAACCTCCGGCGGCGACGCATCGGCGTCGAACGCCCCGCTGTCGAACCTTCGCATCATGGTTCCGAATACTCCCGGCGGCGGCTACGACACCACCGCCAGAGTCGGCGCCAAGGTCATGGATGAGGCCGGCCTGGCTACCAACCCCGAAGTCTTCAACCTGGCCGGCGCCGGTGGAACCGTGGGCCTGGCTCGCATGATCAATGAAAAGGGCAATGGCGATCTGGCCATGCTCATGGGTCTTGGCGTCGTCGGCGCCAGCTACACCAATGACACCGAAGCCAAGCTGACGGACACCACCCCGATCGCCAAGCTGATCGAAGAGCCAGGCGCCATCATGGTCTCCCAGGACTCCCCGTACAAGACCATCGATGACCTGGTCGCGGCCTGGAAGAAGGACCCGAGCAAGATCTCCGTCGGCGGCGGCTCCTCGCCAGGCGGCCCGGACCACCTGCTGCCGATGCAACTCGCCCAGGCTGTGGGCATCGACCCCAAGGATGTGAACTTCGTTTCCTTCGATGGCGGCGGCGATCTGCTTCCTGCCATTCTGGGCAACAAGGTCGGATTCGCGGCCTCGGGGGCCGGCGAATACATGCAGCAGATCGAAAAGGGCTCTGTCCGGGTCCTTGCCACCAGCGGCGAAGAGCCCCTTGAAGGCGTTGACGCGCCAACCTTGAAGGAATCGGATATCGACCTGGTCTTCTCGAACTGGCGCGGCCTGGTCGCTCCTCCTGAAATTTCGGATGAAGACAAGGCCAAGTGGGTTGAGCTGATCACCAAGATGCACGAGTCCGAGCAGTGGAAGGAAGCACTGGAGACCAACGGCTGGACCGATGCGTTCATGACCGGCGATGATTTCTCGGCATTCCTCACCGAACAGGACGAGCGCGTAGCCAGCGTCCTGAAGACCCTGGGTCTGGCGTGA
- a CDS encoding tripartite tricarboxylate transporter TctB family protein: MSEVISAQKKRVELLFAAFLLLVGIIVFVDASQLHATYSQADAIGPKAVPYIVSGILVLSSIALGITVLRGNLAEGEEGEDVDLSQPSDWKVLIPLLGFFVVNLLLINWAGWVISGTILFFGTAISLGSRRWVLTLLISVVLALGSFYGFYLGLGIKLPAGILSGVL, translated from the coding sequence GTGAGCGAAGTAATTTCCGCTCAGAAGAAACGCGTCGAACTGCTGTTCGCCGCGTTTCTTCTGCTCGTCGGAATCATCGTGTTTGTTGACGCGTCGCAGCTGCATGCGACGTACTCCCAGGCCGATGCCATCGGACCCAAAGCGGTCCCCTACATCGTCTCCGGGATCCTGGTCCTTTCCTCCATCGCGCTAGGCATCACCGTGCTGCGCGGCAATCTCGCCGAAGGCGAAGAAGGCGAAGACGTGGATCTGAGCCAGCCTTCGGATTGGAAGGTCCTGATCCCGCTGCTTGGCTTCTTCGTCGTGAACCTCCTGCTGATCAATTGGGCCGGCTGGGTCATCTCCGGAACGATCCTGTTCTTCGGTACCGCGATCAGCCTGGGATCCCGCCGCTGGGTACTGACCCTGCTGATTTCAGTGGTCCTGGCATTGGGTTCGTTCTACGGCTTCTATCTGGGGCTTGGCATTAAGCTGCCGGCCGGAATTCTTTCGGGGGTGCTGTAA
- a CDS encoding tripartite tricarboxylate transporter permease, with amino-acid sequence MDTLSLLMDGFASALTPINLLFALAGVILGTAVGVLPGIGPAMAVALLLPLTFGMETSSALIMFAGIYYGGMYGGSTTSILLNTPGESATVITAIEGHKMAKAGRASQALATAAIGSFVAGTIGTALLVTVTPIVVKFAVSLGAPSYFAIMVLSLVTVTAVLGSSKIRGFAALGLGLAIGLVGMDPVSGQQRLTFGFAPLVDGIDIVVVAVAVFAIGEALWIAAHLRRTPMRTIPVGTPWMGKDDWKRSWKPWLRGTAFGFPFGALPAGGAEVPTFLSYVTEKKLSKHPEEFGHGAIEGVAGPEAANNASAAGTLTPMLALGLPTNATAAVMLAFLTMKGIQPGPFLFENEPDLVWALIASLFIGNTLLLLINLPLAPLWAKLLKIPRPYLYAGILFFATLGAFSVNMQVADLWILLLIGLLGFALRRFGLPVLPLILGVIIGPMAEEQLRKTFQLSSGSVTGIWSEPLAVAIYVIIAILLLLPLLVAAIRRSRGKHDVLAEQIFGEEHLEPKHKAAVNSEGQEQNGKDES; translated from the coding sequence TTGGATACGCTCAGCCTCTTGATGGATGGCTTCGCTTCGGCGCTGACCCCCATCAATCTGCTCTTCGCCCTTGCCGGCGTGATCCTCGGAACCGCGGTCGGCGTATTGCCCGGCATCGGACCGGCGATGGCCGTGGCGCTGTTGCTGCCGCTGACCTTCGGCATGGAAACCTCCAGCGCGCTGATCATGTTCGCGGGCATCTACTACGGCGGCATGTACGGCGGGTCAACCACGTCCATCCTGCTCAATACCCCCGGTGAATCGGCGACCGTCATCACCGCCATCGAGGGCCACAAGATGGCCAAGGCTGGCCGTGCTTCGCAGGCATTGGCCACCGCCGCCATCGGTTCCTTTGTTGCTGGAACCATCGGCACGGCCCTGCTGGTCACGGTCACCCCGATCGTCGTGAAGTTCGCTGTGAGCCTTGGCGCTCCGAGCTACTTCGCCATCATGGTGCTCTCCTTGGTCACGGTCACCGCGGTGCTCGGATCCTCGAAGATCCGTGGTTTCGCCGCACTGGGCCTGGGCCTGGCCATCGGCCTGGTCGGCATGGATCCGGTCTCCGGCCAGCAGCGCCTCACCTTCGGCTTTGCGCCATTGGTCGACGGCATCGACATCGTGGTGGTCGCTGTGGCGGTCTTCGCTATCGGCGAGGCCCTCTGGATTGCCGCGCACCTGCGCCGTACCCCGATGCGCACCATCCCGGTCGGCACGCCATGGATGGGCAAGGATGACTGGAAGCGCTCCTGGAAGCCATGGCTTCGCGGCACCGCCTTCGGTTTCCCCTTTGGTGCATTGCCTGCCGGCGGCGCCGAGGTGCCGACATTCCTGTCCTACGTGACGGAGAAGAAGCTCTCGAAACACCCCGAGGAGTTCGGCCATGGCGCCATTGAAGGCGTGGCTGGCCCGGAGGCAGCGAATAACGCCTCGGCCGCCGGTACGCTGACCCCGATGCTGGCCCTGGGCCTGCCGACCAACGCCACCGCCGCGGTGATGCTGGCCTTCTTGACCATGAAGGGCATCCAGCCCGGTCCGTTCCTCTTCGAGAATGAACCGGACCTGGTCTGGGCCCTGATCGCCAGCCTGTTCATCGGCAATACGCTGCTGTTGCTGATCAACCTGCCACTGGCTCCCTTGTGGGCCAAGCTGCTGAAGATCCCGCGCCCGTACCTCTATGCCGGAATCCTGTTCTTTGCCACCCTTGGCGCCTTCTCCGTCAACATGCAGGTCGCCGATCTGTGGATCCTGCTGCTGATCGGCCTGCTCGGCTTCGCGCTGCGCCGTTTCGGCCTGCCGGTACTTCCGCTGATCCTCGGCGTCATCATCGGCCCCATGGCCGAAGAGCAGTTGCGCAAGACCTTCCAGCTTTCCTCAGGCTCGGTCACCGGAATCTGGAGCGAACCTCTGGCGGTCGCGATCTACGTCATCATTGCGATCCTGTTGCTGCTGCCGCTGCTGGTCGCCGCCATTCGCCGCTCGCGCGGAAAGCACGATGTTCTCGCCGAGCAGATTTTTGGCGAAGAGCACCTGGAGCCAAAGCACAAGGCCGCTGTCAACAGCGAGGGGCAGGAGCAGAACGGGAAGGACGAATCATGA
- a CDS encoding NAD-dependent epimerase/dehydratase family protein: MSTSDTSLTARRVLVTGASGMLGGAVAQLLRDKGHHVRTFQRRASAGAGDEVLGSLTDLQAVAQAVASMDAVIHLAAKVSFTGHWQEFADINVTGTGNLLKAAQDAGIKDFVFVSSPSVAHFGDSLAGAAAGTANPQLAHGHYARSKAAAELDALAADSGAFRVTAIRPHVVWGPGDTQLVERVIERAKAGRLPLLDQGAALIDTTYIDNAAAAIVRGLERMDHAHGRALVVTNGEPRSVGELIAGICQAGGAPVPTLNVPGWLARGAGSVIEKLWLAAGSRGLVQDEPPMTRFLAEQLSTAHWFDQRETHEVLDWKPAVSIDEGLSKLSAHYSAYPA, encoded by the coding sequence ATGAGCACTTCCGATACCTCGTTGACGGCTCGTCGGGTTCTGGTCACCGGTGCCAGTGGCATGCTCGGCGGAGCGGTAGCCCAGCTGCTTCGCGACAAGGGCCACCACGTGCGCACCTTCCAACGGCGTGCCTCGGCCGGCGCCGGCGATGAAGTCCTGGGTTCGCTGACTGATCTGCAGGCAGTAGCCCAAGCTGTGGCTTCCATGGATGCGGTGATCCACCTTGCCGCCAAGGTGTCCTTCACCGGGCACTGGCAGGAGTTTGCCGACATCAACGTCACCGGGACCGGCAACCTGCTCAAGGCAGCGCAAGATGCCGGCATCAAGGATTTCGTTTTTGTGTCTTCTCCCTCGGTAGCGCATTTCGGCGATTCCTTGGCCGGGGCCGCCGCTGGCACCGCCAACCCGCAGCTGGCCCATGGCCATTACGCGCGTTCCAAGGCGGCAGCCGAACTCGATGCCTTAGCAGCGGATTCCGGTGCCTTCCGTGTCACCGCCATTCGCCCGCATGTTGTATGGGGGCCTGGGGATACCCAGTTGGTGGAACGCGTCATCGAACGCGCCAAGGCCGGGCGGCTCCCGCTGCTCGATCAGGGTGCTGCGCTGATCGACACCACCTACATCGACAATGCCGCTGCCGCCATTGTCCGAGGCCTGGAGCGCATGGATCACGCGCACGGGCGCGCGCTCGTAGTGACCAATGGCGAACCGCGTTCGGTGGGCGAGCTGATTGCCGGAATCTGCCAAGCCGGCGGTGCACCGGTGCCGACACTCAACGTGCCCGGCTGGCTTGCGCGCGGGGCCGGATCAGTCATCGAAAAGCTCTGGCTCGCTGCCGGTTCACGGGGCCTGGTCCAGGACGAGCCCCCGATGACCCGCTTCCTGGCTGAACAGCTATCCACCGCGCACTGGTTTGATCAGCGAGAAACCCACGAGGTCCTGGATTGGAAACCTGCAGTGAGTATCGATGAAGGCCTATCCAAGCTCTCCGCGCATTACTCGGCCTATCCAGCCTAG
- a CDS encoding ATP-binding protein: protein MGIKASRLNTFFAHRMSLAGQYLILQLLIIGVVLAGVVAVSLTQSTNNFEKVEGRRSLSAAESLAANPLLRVLIPNAAPEMGSALPAMAESTRSTSGLQFVVLADRDGTVITSTFPDDVGTSILHPESQVAEGRGWAGDITRNGDHVLIAQVPVLDDAGKMVGIVSAGQSYPSTQELIQEIAPSALITLVIAVALGTTGSVLLSRRVKHQTRGMEPREIAELFEHREALLHGVKEGIISVSPDSRVMLANDIAIELLQLPLNCVGQTLTELDVAPQVTRALTTQQHQPDRQFLIGERVVVFNRMPVKTARKDLGSVTTFRDRTELTLLEQELGDSKATADMLRAQTHEFANHLHAISGLIQLQEYQEVVRFIDGVSFSRSKVFEDVSAHIAEPTIAALLIAKASVATERGIVLEVSKDSQLGRVDEQTARDLTTVIGNLIDNAMDAIAEIDEPEIVISIQEFDEQITVIVRDNGAGIADEAMKEIFTQGFSTKDASVSGGRGFGLALSRLVCRRRNGDITAVNDEGAQFTATLRK from the coding sequence GTGGGAATCAAAGCTTCACGGCTGAACACCTTTTTCGCTCACCGAATGTCGTTGGCAGGCCAGTACCTGATCCTTCAATTGCTGATTATCGGCGTGGTCCTAGCCGGGGTTGTCGCAGTGTCCCTGACACAATCCACCAACAACTTCGAAAAGGTCGAAGGCCGGCGCAGCCTATCAGCCGCCGAGTCGCTAGCGGCCAATCCGCTGCTGCGGGTGCTTATCCCCAATGCGGCCCCGGAGATGGGTTCGGCACTGCCCGCGATGGCGGAGTCCACCCGCAGTACTTCTGGCCTGCAGTTCGTCGTGCTCGCAGATCGGGATGGAACCGTCATCACCTCGACGTTCCCCGATGACGTGGGCACTTCGATCCTTCATCCTGAATCCCAAGTGGCGGAGGGGCGCGGATGGGCGGGGGACATCACCCGCAATGGCGACCATGTGCTCATAGCCCAGGTGCCAGTGCTCGACGACGCAGGCAAGATGGTCGGCATCGTCAGCGCAGGACAAAGCTACCCCAGCACCCAGGAACTCATCCAAGAAATTGCTCCCAGCGCGCTGATCACCCTTGTCATCGCCGTTGCACTTGGAACCACCGGGTCGGTGCTGCTTTCACGCAGGGTCAAACATCAAACCAGGGGCATGGAGCCGCGGGAAATTGCAGAACTTTTCGAACACCGCGAAGCGCTGCTGCATGGTGTGAAAGAAGGCATCATTTCGGTCTCGCCTGATAGCCGGGTCATGCTGGCCAATGACATCGCTATCGAGTTGCTCCAGTTGCCACTGAACTGTGTCGGCCAAACCCTGACGGAACTGGATGTAGCTCCGCAGGTGACGCGTGCGTTGACGACCCAGCAGCACCAACCTGATAGGCAGTTCCTGATCGGTGAGCGTGTCGTTGTCTTCAACCGCATGCCGGTCAAAACCGCCCGGAAAGACCTTGGGTCTGTCACGACCTTCCGTGACCGTACCGAGCTGACCTTGTTGGAACAAGAGCTGGGTGATAGCAAGGCAACAGCGGACATGCTGCGAGCGCAGACCCATGAATTCGCCAATCACCTGCACGCTATTTCCGGGCTGATCCAGCTCCAGGAATACCAGGAAGTCGTTCGGTTCATCGACGGAGTCAGCTTCAGCCGGAGCAAGGTTTTCGAGGATGTTTCAGCGCACATTGCGGAGCCGACCATTGCCGCCTTATTGATTGCCAAAGCCAGCGTCGCCACTGAACGTGGCATCGTGCTGGAAGTTTCCAAAGACTCTCAATTGGGCCGGGTAGATGAGCAGACCGCGAGGGACCTGACCACGGTCATCGGAAATCTGATCGACAATGCCATGGATGCGATTGCCGAGATTGATGAGCCGGAGATCGTCATCTCGATCCAGGAATTCGATGAGCAGATCACCGTGATTGTTCGAGACAATGGGGCTGGGATTGCCGACGAGGCCATGAAAGAAATTTTCACTCAGGGATTCTCGACCAAGGATGCTTCGGTCTCTGGCGGCCGAGGGTTCGGCCTGGCCCTGAGCAGATTGGTCTGCCGGCGCCGCAATGGGGACATCACAGCGGTCAACGACGAAGGCGCGCAATTTACCGCCACACTCAGAAAGTAG
- a CDS encoding prephenate dehydratase yields MGNKISYQGEAGSNSNMACTQQFPDMQAVPCASFEDAFAMVENGEADLAMIPIENSLAGRVADIHVLLPESDLQIVGEHYLRIRFELLGLPGSSVEEATEVHSHIHALGQCRKIIREHQLTPVIAGDTAGSAREVRDWNDPTKLSLAPPLAAELYGLEVLASGVEDDSTNTTRFVVLARKQELPTRSELPEAAVTTLVFKVRNVPSALYKALGGFATNGVNITRLESYMVGSSFAATTFMIDVEGHPEDLPVRLALEELEFFTWEIKILGTYAASEHRTSVSAEFV; encoded by the coding sequence ATGGGCAACAAGATTTCTTACCAAGGTGAAGCCGGCTCCAATTCGAATATGGCCTGCACCCAGCAATTCCCCGATATGCAGGCCGTTCCTTGCGCCAGCTTCGAGGATGCGTTCGCCATGGTGGAAAACGGCGAAGCGGATCTGGCCATGATTCCGATCGAGAATTCCCTGGCAGGCCGTGTCGCCGACATCCACGTCCTCTTGCCCGAATCGGATTTGCAGATTGTGGGTGAACATTATCTTCGGATTCGCTTCGAGCTCTTAGGTCTGCCGGGCAGTTCTGTTGAAGAAGCTACCGAGGTGCACAGCCACATCCATGCATTGGGCCAGTGCCGCAAAATCATCCGCGAGCACCAGCTGACTCCGGTGATTGCCGGGGACACCGCGGGATCAGCGCGTGAGGTCAGGGACTGGAACGACCCGACGAAGCTGTCGCTGGCTCCGCCCTTGGCCGCAGAGCTCTATGGCCTGGAAGTCTTGGCCTCGGGTGTGGAAGACGATTCGACCAACACCACGCGCTTCGTCGTCCTTGCGCGCAAGCAGGAGTTGCCAACCCGCTCCGAGCTTCCCGAAGCCGCCGTCACCACCCTGGTTTTCAAGGTACGCAACGTTCCTAGCGCCCTGTACAAGGCGCTCGGCGGATTTGCGACTAATGGCGTGAATATCACGCGTTTGGAGAGCTACATGGTCGGCTCTTCCTTCGCTGCGACGACGTTCATGATTGACGTTGAAGGACACCCCGAGGATCTGCCGGTCCGCCTGGCATTGGAAGAACTGGAATTCTTCACCTGGGAGATCAAGATCCTGGGCACGTACGCGGCCAGCGAGCACCGCACGAGCGTCTCGGCGGAGTTCGTCTAG
- a CDS encoding response regulator codes for MIKVLVIDDDFMVAKVHAGFVNKEPGFMVAGIAHTASDAIKAATELDPDLALLDIHLPDMNGLELLQRLREVQPELDVIVISAAREMETVRKALRGGIVHYLMKPFSWDDLRERLKHYAKTYQPLDVAADQELEQADVNRLFGLGGQNRRPLPKGCSAETMVLVENIVKEATEPISATETAEKLGTSRVSARRYLEYLAEENLAVVNLRYGGVGRPERRYSWNS; via the coding sequence GTGATCAAAGTGTTGGTGATCGATGACGACTTCATGGTTGCAAAGGTGCACGCCGGATTCGTCAACAAAGAGCCGGGCTTCATGGTGGCTGGAATAGCCCACACCGCCAGTGACGCCATCAAGGCCGCCACCGAGCTGGACCCGGATCTCGCGCTGCTCGATATCCACCTACCCGATATGAACGGGCTGGAGCTGCTGCAACGGCTGCGCGAGGTCCAGCCGGAACTAGACGTCATCGTTATCAGCGCGGCTCGCGAGATGGAAACTGTTCGCAAGGCGTTGCGTGGTGGGATCGTGCATTACCTCATGAAGCCGTTCTCCTGGGATGACTTGCGTGAGAGATTGAAGCACTATGCCAAGACCTACCAGCCGCTGGATGTGGCCGCAGACCAGGAATTGGAGCAAGCTGACGTGAACCGCCTCTTTGGTCTGGGCGGTCAAAATCGCAGGCCGCTGCCCAAGGGCTGCAGTGCTGAAACTATGGTGCTGGTGGAGAACATCGTGAAGGAAGCCACAGAGCCGATTTCCGCAACGGAAACCGCAGAAAAGCTGGGGACTTCGCGTGTGAGCGCTCGCCGGTATCTGGAGTATCTGGCAGAAGAAAACCTGGCTGTGGTCAATCTTCGTTATGGGGGAGTGGGGCGTCCTGAACGGCGCTACTCCTGGAATAGCTAG